A region of the Primulina eburnea isolate SZY01 chromosome 7, ASM2296580v1, whole genome shotgun sequence genome:
GTGGAGTTCTCAGATACCGAACGCGAAGAACAAAAACCAAACTTGGACACATTGGAATGTAAAAGAATGACGACACAGGCGGCATTGGTGCAAGCTCCTTATGCCACGCGAAGGGTGAACGACCATATGCAGTTCGACACATCAGAATCGATGCCCAAGCTTCATACCGACTCGAGTAGCTCCGAGCACGTGTTGTCAGCCGAGTTTTTGAGCGACTACAAGGAGGTTCAAAGCGAAGCAAAGTGGAGtgagtttgaaaattttcttgattttcagCTAAACTATGTGGATGGATTTCAAGATGACCAATCTGGCTCTGAAATACAGTTCAACGATCAGTTGtctttgtttcaagaaatgtctGGTTATATGTGGAAGACTGTTTAATTATGGGATCAAGAATGGTTTGGTCCTCAGCAGTTTAGTATAAATCAAGGGTACTTAGCAGCCATGTACATCCATTAGTTGCACAGAGACTCCAGAATCGTGATCTCTCTCCTTTCTCCCTCTATAAAAAAGAGCAAAATGGGACAGGTAGTAAATCTTTGTAACTGGATGCAGGTGTTAATATGATGGATCCATGGAGCGGTGTTTCGCATGTTATGAAGACATCAATTCAAGAGGCTGCTGAGTCGATGACATAGGCAACTAGTAGGACGTCTCGTATGGTTGGAATCTCAGCATTTGTTTGATTTATTCTTTCTTTGTATTGTACTGTTAGAATGTAGCATTCATGCATCAGAGGAAGAGAACATTAAACACGTAATGTACAAGGTCAAAGTACTGGTCGAGCCGGCGTAAATTTCGTGTTTTTAATTTGAGCCGATGTGTTTCATCATTTGTTAATGAGATTCGAACAGGCCGAAAGGCGTAGCCGATGGACAACAGACGAGTAAGAAGAGAAGGGCTGAGATGAAATTTatactttaaaaaaaacatatgaaCACTTTGAGGAAAATTCATTCGCAATCACACACCGCTCTTCCACTCGGTTAACCAGCAGTCGAATCGAAACGAAATCGATAACAACTCGTGTAACTTTCATAACCGCGAAGGCAGATAAACAACATGCCAATACAGACAAAAAAACCTCACCAAGCCAGATTTGCAGTCTAACTGAACACCTTAAATTCTAGTAGAACAACAAAGAAACGTCATGAATCATCTAAACAAACTACCAAAGATTCTACACCCATAGTAGTTGAACATAAAGGAAAACATCACATAATTATATTAGATAATAATACTGTTAGTCTTACTCATCTAACTGTTTCTGGGCTCGTCTCCAACCTCTGCAACTTCACCGTTCCTTTCGTCCCTTTTCTTTCCCCAATCGTGGAACCTCAGGTGCAGCTCCGCAGCAGCAATCAAGAAATGCACGCTCTGTATTGGACTTAGAATCTGAAGCACCTGCTTCAGTGTTTTTAGTCTCAAGTCATCAGCTTTCTGTAGAATCTCCACCAACGCTTCTTTCTTCGGATCCAGCGCCGCATCCACCCGACCATCCTCCGCCGCCTCCCCTCCCCTCATGAGCTCCGTGACAGCATGCGATAATTCCACCATACTCGAATCAGCCACACTCTCCTGCTTCTTCGCCTGCTTCTCAGTCAACTCCTTCTCAGCCCTTACAGTCTCTTTCTGCAAGTCATTCACTTTAACAAGCTGGTCCGATGAAAGGTCACCTAAATCTCCCGTACTCAGACCTTGTATGAGCTCCATAAGTTTGGCCTCCACCTGCAGCCCGGACTTAGAATACAACAAGTGAAAAACCATACTCGGCCGCCAACCGCCGATCCAGAGGAAAGCATCTTCGAGACTACTCCTCCACGAAGGATTGAACATGGAGAGAATATCGTTCTTGGCCCAATTCGATTTGGTTCCATAATACTGCTCGTAGTGTTGAATCACTCGTTCTATTAGAGGACGCAAGATTATCCCAtccaattcttcttgagatacCGCGCGACCATTTTGTCCGTTCTCCAGCTTTTCCACGTTCTCTTTGGAGGCAGAAACTAGCGTTTCGAGATGCTGGTTTTGCTCAGTGAGCCATTGGTCGAAGAAATTAGGGAAGGAGATGTGGCCTTGGGCGCCATTCCTCGGCCGGACTTGCGCCATGCGACTATGTGAGCGTCACTGTCACGATGGGGCGCCGTCGACTCACTCACTCTATATATAATCTGGAATGGTTTCACcacttgaaaataaaatataacaaaatcaaaattcaaaataatatgatatacctttatataaaattttaatatttaaaatttgattaTTGTCTTGCCAATAAATATTAGTATGTCTTGTATCTATACCATTTTATTAAGGGTGAGGCACTTAGAGTAACTAACTTTGGTGTCATGGTctgttttattaattatatatattaataaaatgttaaaatttgaATGTAAGTTATATGTACTTCAGCATTCAGCGGTTAGAGTCTTTGTTCTTAAAAGTATAGTTAAAGGTTCAATTTCTATAGAgagcattttttttatttttttatttattttttaatttatatatcaaaattacagtttAGTCCCTcactatttattataattatatatttatcctcatttaaatataaatcaaataaattataaaaaatattatacaagcaCGCAACGCGTGCGTGGGTAcactaatataaataaataaagaagaaCGAGTGATATTCAACGGCGCAGATTGCATCAGAGATAAATAAGGTTTAtctcttattattatttattatagtaGTTTGAACATAATAGAGTAAAAACTAAAAAGAAttggtttttatttttgtttttttaattgattatattgtaattcttatttaaatataatccaattaaattataatatgtaacaatcttatgtttttttttggacataaaaaaaattagttataaataaaattcgctcatttaatatataaaaaattgtgGGTTTTGTGATAATAACAACAAATTATAGAGGTGCATGTAAAATTGTAGGCTACTGTCTGTTTTTGTTTTCTTGTGAGATTTACAGTGCACTGAGTTCTGTTCTGTTTGCTGCGTATCTTTATTTGCAATTATAAGCGTCCAATATTTTGAATTCATGAAACCACGATTATccgcatttttttttatttttaattttaattcatataACTCCAACACAAAATGTCAAGGTGGAGGCTACCTAGTACAAATCCTCtagaatattaattttaatgaaatataTCCGAATATCCTTTCCACAatgttctatttttattttaaagttttcataaaacatcGAGGGAAAGATCGAGGAGAAGATAATTGATAATCAGTGATTTCAtgaatcttaatctgtgagctGGGTTAACCTTATCTATTcccaataaaaaaataacatacttagaataaaaagtaatattttttcatagatgaccaaaTAAGAGATCGTGTCACAAATATGACCGTcactcacataagtttttgcaacTTTGTAAGGTAACATCTTCAAACTCGCCACGTCGTTTATTCTAACATagtattcaaaataaataaaatcagttcctttattttatttttgaagaatttcTTTATTTTGGTTAACTGTTACAATTTTAGCATGCTTCCAAGTCAGCCTGCGGAGAATCATCGTACAGGCGTACATGTTTGGCTTCATCATCGGGAACCAAGCACGGCTTCCTCGCCGGTGGGCTAATTTTGTTTCGTTGTTTTCACGCATTGCAAGAAGATAATGAATAAAATATAGTGCTACTTGCGTTCTACCTCTCCGCACTTTTCAACTTTCCATTCGAAGATGAAATATAACCATATTATCGAGTGGATGAAAACAAAAAAGAGGGCGGCTTGCTTCTATTTGACTAATATAAAAGTGGACTATTCTAATAAATAAATGTACATTTATTGTTTTTtcccataaaatattatattttattaatagaTTCATTGAATCCGTTCAGAAttctgattttaaaaaaaatcccatTAGAAATGACTTAGGATGTTACTCGACCCAGTTGtgtaatattattaaatttaataattaataagcaACCTTAATTttcgttctttttttttttccattttaagAACAAGAAAACAAGTTTTcaacttaaataataaaaaaatattaaaacggCATAAATGTATACAAACTACAAAGAAATTGAAgagtttatttaatcaaatctcaagtttttagtaatattttttatagttataataaatatataaaatatagtaTCTGAAGGTCATAAAAATCATCATGATAATTTTTCTGACTTGTTttctaaaaaatataattactgTATTTATTCTATGCAAAATAAATACTAGAGTCTAATTATATACAAATAagattattatgaatttttttataaaaaaattgaacaaATAAATCAAAAGAATAAGAATAAGATAGTCTCAAGAAGAATTCTTAATACAACGTTATCATCATTAAATTGAAAGTTATGTTGGTATAACGAGAATCACTATTTGTGTAATTTATATATACAAATTAGAATTTAACTGAAAAAAGAAATAtagtttaaaattaattttttatatatcttttttatataaaaattctaaatttCTATGTGTATGATTCCTTTGAATAGTatgatataataaattataaatgtcGAAAAAATTAGACCATTGAAAATATGTCAATATTATTATGCATCTAACACctctaaaatattttctatcatGAGTCACAATTTGACAATCCTAATTCATAATTAATAAGAATTAATTATCCATTGTTATTACTATCAATTATTACTTATTAGCTCCTACTTAACCATTTTGTCATgttaatttgttttatttttaattagcataaaaaaaggaaaaagtttggtacgataataataataataataataataataataataataataataaattaattaattaattaattgaattaGAAAATGttgttatatttaattaattatattttgttCTCATTCAATTTTAGTAATTCTTAATGTCCAATGTATATTGAATTCATTCGTAGTGTTTATGATCttgtttttcaaattaaaaacaataataagaaaaatcttaaaatataaatatatagtgagaacaaattcaaattttctgttcatagtttttttttttttaacccgCTGTTAATAGTTTTAACCTTTAGCAAAtgtaattttggaaaaaaatgaGGAGATAACGATTATGATGATACATGGCACTGAAGATTAATTTAAAGtgtgattattattatttttctttcgAGATAGAATAGTTATATTTCAATAAACATCATAACGCAAAAATAAgatgaatatatataattagagTATGTCtattatgagacggtctcacagatctttatctgtgagacggatcaatcctactgatattcacaagaaaaagtaatactcttagtataaaaagtaatatttttccatgaatgacccaaataagatattcgtctcacaaatacaacccgtgagaccgtctcatacaagtttttgtcatataatTATTAGAAAATGTTTGATATTTTAACATATATGCATCATTCAagtcaaataaaaattaaaatttataatgtTTATTTACAATTCAACTCAGTTAAATTGCATAGAATAATCGACTGATTTCAATTACTAAGTTAAGGAAATGAATCATCATTTAGTAAAATTCTAGGAAATAAATTTTCATAGTTCGTTCACTACTTTAAACAACTATATCTCGGGCATAAAAGGATGAATGCAGTATTTTTTTAggttattttaaattcttatatctaaatatatttttgttttttcctcaaaatataatttatgttaatttgttttctttagctaatatgatattttattattttttatataactcattgaagaacaaaatgcaCGTTTTTGAAAGATTTCTAATTTACAATATCCATGTGATTATAGTTTAGAATATAACATATCATGAACAAATTTGTTGTCATATGTTTTTTACTATtccaaaaattataattaattactaTTTTGGATCTTCAAATGTAATGTTTTTAATTCGAAGAGTATATGTatcaattaatatatatattatatagaaaaatctcaacattatatatcaaaatattttcttattctcttatattgcttaattaattaaaatactttCGTATCATTTTCTTTATACTTGTATATTACTTAATCAACTCAATTCGTTTATATCTTTGTATTTGTATTGTTCTGTTATTTCAATTTAGTACTTAAATGACGTCTGATAAATTGAATCATGTTATGCAatgtttaaaaattattttcattatttatatattttttggttTTATAGAATATGGAATGCACATGTTTTCATGCTAGTCAATTGGGAAAACAAGAAAAAAGAAATCCCAGCATTCTACTGTCCTTATTTCATCTCTTCTCTTCGAGTAAATCTGGCTCTCCATGAAAACTTCCCTCTTCCGTAACACCACCTTTACGTAGAATGCTTTTTATGCTAGTGCAGGAGCTTCAAAATATCATCTTAGTATTTGCCTAGAAAGGGCCAATCAAGAATCACCTCTTCATAGGACTTCTACTGTCTTTTCCGAGTCGATCAAGAAATCATCTAATGAGGCAAGATATTTCAGCTGACGACCAAGAGAAGCAATCGTGTTTTGACAATCAGCAAATTTGCTAGCAGCCACCTCCAATTCTTTATCCTGAAATCATCGATAGCCATGGAATTAAATCTGAAAGCTCACATGGCACATAACTTGCATTGAAGGCGCATAAAAAGATGGACAAAAAACTAACCTGATTGATTCTGAACTCCTCGACTATGGTTAACCTCTGAAGCTTAGACTCCAATTCCATTCTTGACATCTCATTTTCGAGTTTCTTGCACTTCGAAATAGAATCATTGGacgattttctttctttttcgaCCTCTTTCTCCAAGGAAAAATTCCTCGAACGCAAGGTTTCTAGCTCAAGTTTCACAACTTCGAGTTGCGACTCAGCTTCTGTTTTCCTTGTGTTGGCACTCTCAAGTTCCACCAAAACTAATCTCTTTGCTTGATTTGAATCAATCAATTGGTTTCGAACTTGTAACACATCTACCTTTGCTTCATCTAGCTCATCTTTCACAACTTTGAGTTGTGACTCGGCTTCTGCTTTTCTTATGTTGGCACTCTCAAGTTCCGCCAAAACTAACCTCTTTGCTTGATTTAAATGAATCAACTGGTTTCGAACTTGTGACGCATCTACCTTTGCTTCATCTAAAAGCTTTGTTGAGCTCTTAAGTTTCTCTTTCAAAATCCCTACTTCTTTCTGTACAGCTCTTTTTTCGTGATTAACTGTAGTCAGCTGAGCACCCATGTCCACCAGCTTCGCCTCCGTCTGCTTGAGTCGATCTTCTGACTTCTTAATCTGAATCCGGCACTCGGTCAGAGCCATCTCCAGATTTATTTTCTCTGAACACATTTTTTCAAGTTTCTCTTCCAGTTCAGCCGTCCAATTAACCATAGCTTCCAATTCATTTTTCATATGATCTTCCCTATCATTGACCACTGAGCCAGGGGGGTCGGCAACACTGCGGGTCTCCGGTAATGCTACTATCCTCTCCATCTCAAGAAAATCACTCATGAGATCAATCTCAACAGAAGGATTTACAATACTTCTTCCCAGAGTTCTTTCATTATAAATTTGTCCGACATCTAAAGCTGATTCCCAAGTATTTTTTTGGCGGGAGTCACAAATCGACTCCAATCCATCCATTTCGGAGCTTCCATTTTCACAAACCAGTAACCTCTCTCCACCATCTGACAGACTATCTGTCAAGGATTCGGCATAAACTGATGAAGCAGTCAGTGACCTGTGATCTTTAGCCAATGTTGATCTCTGAACCACAACCTTCAGCTTCCGGCATTCAGTTTCAAGCTTGGAGACCTTTTTTATACTTTCAAGATGTTGTTTGCTGGCAGATTCAGCAGCCAGGGCACTCAGATCTCTCTCAGAAGTCCTCAGTTCCAATTCTTTGTCCTTGGAAAGCAGATTGAGCTTAAGGATTGAGTTCTCCTTTTCTGCAGCCTCAATCTTTAGGCATGCATCTGTTTTAGCATTTTGAAGTTTGGAATGGAGCTCCGCAATCTGGTGCTCGAGTTCAGATCGTGTCAATTCCCATTCACGACTTTTCTTGGTTATAGCATCATTAATCTTCTCTTCTTGGTCTTCCCTAGCTTGTCGAAGCTGTCTCAAACACTCTTTAAGAGCTCCATCAACATGACCAATACGTTCTTCAAGGATCAAATTCTTCTGATTTAAGACCTCGTTTTGTTTCTTCTGAATTGATACTTCATTCTCGGCCCTTTCCCATCCTGGAGTTCAAGCTCAAATTTTGTTTAATATCAGAATCGGATATTGTCTCCCAATAAAAAAACAGGTGGATTCCAGTAGAAAATACACAACATAAGAGAAACTAAGAGCACAAGAGGATACCTGTAACAGCTTCCTCTGCAACTTTGGCATGCTGCTTAACCAAGTCTTCCTTGACACAAATATCCAGAAGAGCTTCAGATAGTTTCTCCGATTGAGTCTTCAAACTTTCATCCCGTTCTTCATCACCAGGTACGGCTTTAGAAGTCACGTCAGGTGATTGAATGTTATGATTTGACATTGTCTGTATGGAAATCTACCGTCCGTTAGTCATCCAAGTCGATCCAAATATCCACCAtaacaagaaaatccatattCTTGTAGCGGAGTTGAAAGAAAAAGGCCACATGAAAAAAAATTGGTTGCAATTAACTCAGTTACAGAACAGAGAGTCATTCTCAACTGCTATAGAGCTGGGGTAGTGTTTGACTTTACATAAACatttaatatttacaaaaacttgTTCAAAATAATAGTGGCGAATACCTTAACTCTTAATCTGAAAATGGATTCGTATTCACATACATGAGAATAAATTAGAACACAAATAATCTGTGATTTTTTTGAAATGGGAAACTTTCTTTAGCTTGAGAAAACAATTCCAATTACCATGCTTGTCGTGAAAGAGACGTGAAATTGTTTCGCCAGCAAGTTTCAGGTAGCATCGGACATAATCATCTAAGTTTCACAGATTGGCTTCATAAAATGATTGAAAGTGGAGAATTCAAGAAGTAACATTCTGCCTCTTGGAGGCTTATGCATGTCTATATGAAACAGTCGGCCCAAATCTTACCCGTTATAGCCCGAGATTGagagaaatttaaaaaaaaatgcataGTCAATTTTGTTTAATTCAAGAAAGAACATTTCAACTAAATGAAGAAGCGGACGAACTAGAGCAAAAAACCAGTACTCGGGTTtcaatttgaaaatatattttcttgggATTTTTCATGGACATGTATAACCACGATTCACTAGGATACACACACGTATTGGTGATAAAAACAATAGGAATCAATGCACGTGTTAATAATTGAAGGTGGATACCAATAATGGAAGCACGAAAAAAACCTTTTCAGAGAAGAAAAGCAAGAAGCGGTCATTTGTGGTCCACCTAAAGTGTATATCTCCAAACCATGTGGTCCATTTTAATATGAGCGGAGTGGAGTGTCCGCCATAAACCAAGATTAATGGCCGTTGATTCTTCATTCGAAAATGAGTATTTGTCCAAAATGAATAATCATCAAACTCCAAACTTGAACAAAAACATTCAACAAAGGGCGGACCCAAAACCAAGATAGTTAAATGCATAATTACTCATTTGTTGGCATCTGTTACCACCTCAAGGTCTTCAGAGTAAATTCATGTTGGCCAAATTTTAGAATTCAAGTAtggaaaaaaaatgatttttttcaaTGTGCAATCGGTAGTTAAAACGAAACTAAGACCCTGTAAAACAGATAAAAGTACACGAATATGTTATTATTTACCATTTCTTGATCTAAACTGCCTTCCTAGTTTCCACTCCGAGCCCAAATAAAGATACAAACACAGTTACAACTTAGATTCTGAGAAATGTTGGATCCTTTGAATCCCGAGTGAACCAACTCGGAGTCATATGCAGATTCAGgatacgcagatatatgccaacATATATAAGAAATTAACCTGATCGTCTGAGAATCTTTCTGAACGAGATGATAATGATCCTGAGCTCTCTGTTTCACCGCTGGGACTTCTTTCTGAAGATTTTCTCCGCCATAACCAATTTCTTCTATCCATCTGAAAAAAACATCAACTTTACACACTTATTTGACAAACTTCCTCTTCAATTCCACCCCTATTTAGCCACCACAAATCGAATCCAGTTCCATATCTACATTGGACACCATTCAGTCCAAGGTTCACCAAACTCCCATCTAGGAACCCAACTCAGTTTTCTTCAATTTCACTCCTTGAGACACCATAAGAAAGTGCACGTCAGAAAccaagaaaaagaaaacatcAAACCAATTTAAATCGATTAACTAATCAGAATATGAATCAAGCCATTCAGGGATTCAGCTCAGGATATCTATccataaaattaataaaagagGGATAAAATTTTCTCCAGAGTACCATAAGATAATTAAGGCAGAATGAAAATTCCAATAGGAAATCAAGCTTTTCTCAGAATTGATGCCTTAACCAACGTACCCCAACAAAAATCTGGAATGTGTTTACCACTCAAATTGGAATACAACATGATTTGAGATGTAAACAATttttgacaataaattcatttatTGATATTTAAAGCAAAACACACGGGACAACTATTATAATTCGCAACTTTCAATTACCCACCGCCTCATCACACACACTTACGGATAGAAAATGGTGGAGATGAACAGTCACTTGTTGGCACTGCCCCAATAAATATCTTCAAATAAGAATGAGAAATAAGGTTGACCCACACCAAATGGCGTACTTTATAttcaaaaaagaaagaaaaaaaattaaccgAACAAAAGACCCACAAAAAAATTAATGCAAGTAAGAAAACAGAGAATCACCCACCAGTAAAGATCCTTTCTTGGCTCATTTGCACACAAAATCAAACACACGgatgcataaaattttgtaaATCGAACACGACAATCAAGAGAGAAATATCTTCGAGTAAACGTGAAACTCGCCGACAGCAAACCGCAGGAACAGAAGCAGAAGAATGTTCAGACTATATACATGAGCTGCAGAAAACAAAAGCATTCAGTAATTCTTTTGGTCAGATTCTTCATACATACTTGTGTTTATATTTTAATCTgtacaaattataaattaagTGGCTCATAATTTTTTAGCATTGGGATTGAGTGTGATTGCCTGATTGGAGGTGGGGGAGCGTGTTGATGGAAGAAAAAGACTTTTTTGGTTGAATTATTAATGGGGATAATtgtttttcatgaatattttcAAACGTAGATTGCGTTATTCTCGCGCCTGTTGAAGAACGTGAGATTTCGAGGCCTACCTACAGAGGAGAGTGGGAACCACGAACAATGGTACCATGAGAAGAATTTGATCGATTTTCTTCGAATTTGGCTCGAATTTTTCCATTTTTATCCAATAAAAGTTTGTTTTagagttaaaaatatttttttttttaaaataaaaatatatgtccAAGTACTGTTTTCATGTTCGTGGCATTTCAAAACGTTCGGAGATGACTTATATCTCAATAAAGTTTCAAGTTTGTGACAAAAGCAAACATTCACGAAGATATTGCAAAAAGTGGTCCCATCTAACATGAAACGAATCAGTAAATTCTATTCATAATAGACATCAAAAAGTTACTTTTGGATTCATCATCTTTCCAGAGGGAAGAAGGTTGATGATTTCTTACAACCTTTTGATCCCAAAAATCTCAATTTGCAAGCATCATGCACCTACAGCCTAAGAAATATGAATTCATTACACACAGTGGGGAATTGTCGCAGTCCAACAATTAGGATTTCTATAACTATCACCCTAGCTTAACAAATGGGCTGTATTTTCACCAGCAGAGCTAAGAATTTTTATCAGAAGGTATAAAGTGAAAATAGAAAATTTCAGGAGGCAAAATCAGGTTTTATATATAAACTAAACTATGTCTCACGTTCTTGTTCGATCCAATTTATATCAAAATCCTTCAGTTTCATCAGTCACTTTTGTGTATCCTGCGAAACAAAGGTTTTAGATGGTATCTTCTCCAGGCTGTTTATATTATAAGATCCAAGAAATTCAGTCTTCTTTTTTTTGGAAAGAGCAGCTCGTCTGTTCGGGTGCCTCACCTTAAGTGACAGAAGGCAGGATACTTCATGAATCCCTCCCCATTTTTCCAGCGCTCGAGCAATGTCATACCGTCCTGCAAGAAAAAAAATCACTAACCATATTTTTCAGATATAGCAAGGTTAAAAACTCAAAAGCAGTGTTCCTTTATATATTTAGCTTAGCTATGCATATAGGAGCCGATTTAAGATTCAAGGGTAATCCTCAAGATATTAAGATTCAAGATTACTCAGAGACGTGATATCCATTTATGATTTTATCCTCAACAACACTCGAGTACATTTACATTTTTGCAGTATTGTTCAGACAACTACACTCGTTGAATGAAGCTATCTCATAAGCATATTCGCGTTCATTCTTCAAATGGTGATATCATTTACTAGGATTAACAAGAAAAATGAGCATCAGTCCGTACAATGCTAGTGCAAAATAGTAAATTAGTAGTCTTGATAAAAAAGAGGTGATGTTTTTAGTACCTGCATGTTCAAAGGATTTTCTGCTGGGCATGAATGACAGATCCATACCCCAGTTTTTTTGGAACCCATTTACCTTCGAGATAAATGAACAGTGATAGCCACACATGTCCGAATTTCTTTGCATGTACCTTGTCAAGGCATATTTGCACGCAGAGTTGACTATAAATTACTCGGTAAAAAAACATATACCactaaataatgtttttagtgGTATAATGTCTTCAGAAgccaaaaacaacaacaacgaGAACAGTACAATAGAAAAGGTAAATCAAAACACAGAATCAATCACTAAcctcttcttccaaattttcaagaatggCCCAATACCCTTTTGCTTTTCGGTGTTTATAGGCAAGGGGCAAGTTCATCAGTGAAGCAATTATTCTAAACCCGCTAATGCGTGTAATTGCCTTCTCAATGTCCACACGCCCTTTCTCTTGTAGTTGCTTTCTCAAGGGCATAAATCCTTCCTGCAATCCCTGCCCATGCTCAGAAATGAATTTCAAGAGCTCAGATTTAAGAACTTCAATATCTGTCTACAAGCAAAGAATTTTCAATCTTTGTCTTGATGAACTCGCACTGCTGCAATCAGAAAGCTTGGCAGGAGCAGCATCAATATATATATGAGCTTTCATTACTTATTGAAGTCGTCTGTTACTCTATTTTACAGTCATGTTACTCTATTTTACAGTCATGGTTGGGCCTCTCCTGATCATGTCCAATCCCCTGTTTTTCTACATATTTTCTAACGGCACACAAGTTCAAAGGGAGATCTTCATAA
Encoded here:
- the LOC140836430 gene encoding protein DOG1-like 3, which translates into the protein MAQVRPRNGAQGHISFPNFFDQWLTEQNQHLETLVSASKENVEKLENGQNGRAVSQEELDGIILRPLIERVIQHYEQYYGTKSNWAKNDILSMFNPSWRSSLEDAFLWIGGWRPSMVFHLLYSKSGLQVEAKLMELIQGLSTGDLGDLSSDQLVKVNDLQKETVRAEKELTEKQAKKQESVADSSMVELSHAVTELMRGGEAAEDGRVDAALDPKKEALVEILQKADDLRLKTLKQVLQILSPIQSVHFLIAAAELHLRFHDWGKKRDERNGEVAEVGDEPRNS
- the LOC140836432 gene encoding filament-like plant protein 3 isoform X2, with amino-acid sequence MTMSNHNIQSPDVTSKAVPGDEERDESLKTQSEKLSEALLDICVKEDLVKQHAKVAEEAVTGWERAENEVSIQKKQNEVLNQKNLILEERIGHVDGALKECLRQLRQAREDQEEKINDAITKKSREWELTRSELEHQIAELHSKLQNAKTDACLKIEAAEKENSILKLNLLSKDKELELRTSERDLSALAAESASKQHLESIKKVSKLETECRKLKVVVQRSTLAKDHRSLTASSVYAESLTDSLSDGGERLLVCENGSSEMDGLESICDSRQKNTWESALDVGQIYNERTLGRSIVNPSVEIDLMSDFLEMERIVALPETRSVADPPGSVVNDREDHMKNELEAMVNWTAELEEKLEKMCSEKINLEMALTECRIQIKKSEDRLKQTEAKLVDMGAQLTTVNHEKRAVQKEVGILKEKLKSSTKLLDEAKVDASQVRNQLIHLNQAKRLVLAELESANIRKAEAESQLKVVKDELDEAKVDVLQVRNQLIDSNQAKRLVLVELESANTRKTEAESQLEVVKLELETLRSRNFSLEKEVEKERKSSNDSISKCKKLENEMSRMELESKLQRLTIVEEFRINQDKELEVAASKFADCQNTIASLGRQLKYLASLDDFLIDSEKTVEVL
- the LOC140836432 gene encoding filament-like plant protein 3 isoform X1 → MDRRNWLWRRKSSERSPSGETESSGSLSSRSERFSDDQTMSNHNIQSPDVTSKAVPGDEERDESLKTQSEKLSEALLDICVKEDLVKQHAKVAEEAVTGWERAENEVSIQKKQNEVLNQKNLILEERIGHVDGALKECLRQLRQAREDQEEKINDAITKKSREWELTRSELEHQIAELHSKLQNAKTDACLKIEAAEKENSILKLNLLSKDKELELRTSERDLSALAAESASKQHLESIKKVSKLETECRKLKVVVQRSTLAKDHRSLTASSVYAESLTDSLSDGGERLLVCENGSSEMDGLESICDSRQKNTWESALDVGQIYNERTLGRSIVNPSVEIDLMSDFLEMERIVALPETRSVADPPGSVVNDREDHMKNELEAMVNWTAELEEKLEKMCSEKINLEMALTECRIQIKKSEDRLKQTEAKLVDMGAQLTTVNHEKRAVQKEVGILKEKLKSSTKLLDEAKVDASQVRNQLIHLNQAKRLVLAELESANIRKAEAESQLKVVKDELDEAKVDVLQVRNQLIDSNQAKRLVLVELESANTRKTEAESQLEVVKLELETLRSRNFSLEKEVEKERKSSNDSISKCKKLENEMSRMELESKLQRLTIVEEFRINQDKELEVAASKFADCQNTIASLGRQLKYLASLDDFLIDSEKTVEVL